From Arachis duranensis cultivar V14167 unplaced genomic scaffold, aradu.V14167.gnm2.J7QH unplaced_Scaffold_227974, whole genome shotgun sequence:
atatatatatatatataacaaaaagaaatttccaaaacctaattaaaagaaacatccaaaacTATTTAAAAAGAACATACAAAACCcaacaaaaaatccaaaatcatTGAAAAAGAACATCTGGATCTGCGAGAAGCTGCGGCTGGAGGAGGTATGGAATAAATCTCcaaaatctaacaaaaaaaaaacagtcaaAATCATTGAAAAAGAACATccaaaatctaacaaaaagaaaCGTTTAAAACCTAACGAAATGAAACATCTAAAACctgataaaaaatattcaaaacctAACCAAAAAGAAATCCAACTTaagggaaaaaaataacaaaaagatcATCCAGAAACATAAGAAAAAGATGACGATGTCGACCATTGCTAATGGCGACGCTTTGAAGAAAGCGACTACAGTGACGTTTTTCCGGCACGATGTGGCAGACGAGTCGTAGTGGACAACACAGAAGTGTTGCCGTTTGGGGAGAAGTTGTGAGAGAGGGAAGGGGAGGGTGAGGATTTAAATTGTTCTTTTTTAACGTAAGGGAGAGAGTGAAAATGAGTCGAGGTAATAGTGGTTGTGCTTGCTGGTATGCTAGTTGATTTACCTAGCATGATTGTTTTGTTAAACATCTTATTATCTGCCTAAAGAGATGAAAGGAAGAGGAAAAAAAGGGGGGGGAGGGGGTGTTCTTTTAATCTTTAGCATATTAGCTCACTCTTATGGTATGAacatattattagtttattactaCTCAAACTTCATTTAGTTGAAGAATAACTTTTAATGGATGCATTTGCAATATGATATATGATAGGTTGCATAGGTGGCTGTGATCAGATTCTTGCGGAGTTGACAGAAATATGTGGCACTGGCTCTCGCACAGGTTTGTATGCACATCTATGTTGTTACTAGAAATACTTTTACAAATAGAGATGGATAGTAGTCAGTTAAATTGAACAGTACATGACAGTATTTAGTGCAATAATCTCTTGTAGGAGAACCTATGTGTTTATTCAagccatattttttaaaatttatttgatgGATATTTGTACTCCCTTTTACATAGGTTGTTATGTTTTAATTCCCCCCCTTTTTCGTGTTTCTAGGCATTTTTCCGTCGCAAGTCGGTTTCAGAATAATGAGAATATAATACCACTTCATGAATAAACCTTGGAATCCTCTGATTGTACCttcacttgttttgtaggaagaGCTCGTGGACCAGCTGCACAAACCAACAATGCCCGCCAAAGTAGCACAAGACAGGTTGTTTGTATGAACTGCCAAGAAACAGGACATTCTTCTAATGATTGTCCTTCACAAAGGAATGCCCGGCATCGTGGAACAAACCAACAAAACGGTAACCTTTCTggaatttcaaaaattccatATCATTTGAGAGTTTCTAGAGAAACACATGTATTTCTTGGATACTTTAGTACTCCCGGTGATAGAACAAGTTGGGATGACAATCATGAAGATGGTGATTGTGTAGTTTGTGACACAAATGTCAATAGTGAGGAATTCGTTATAATCTGGTTTGAATTAAATCTCTAGTACTTAACATGTGATCCAACTTGAAAAGCCCAATCATACAATGACCTTTAGGGTGTCTTAGGATCATAGTTTTCAAGTTGACTGATAAACACCGTAATCatcatttgttgttgttgtcatgCTGCTGTTAAAATTGAAATGTAGTGCAATGAATTTTTATAAGATTCACATAATGCAGGGGAAGCCACTGTTTCATGCAGTTCCTGTGGGATGCCATGTGTTTTGAGAACTGCAAATACCGAAAATAACAGGGGAAGAAAGTTCTACAAATGTCAATCACAGGACTGTAACTTTTTTGCGTATGTAAACTAGTGATCTTTCATATTAccctttttttcttggtttagGCATTCTTGTgattaactattttaatatgtagaaaaatatatttgataataTAGTCATCATATCTTACCATCACATGTCACACCTGAAAATTCTTTTACTACATGTTTAACCTGGCCATCTTTTTCCACTTGTTTGCTTTTCATCCACAAATAGCATTATTCAACATCAATACAATTGAATTCATTATAAACACTATGTAATTGGAGAATCTAGTTTTTGACCAGGCATTGTCTCTATCAATTATATCAGAACGAGTTTATAGATTATTTGCTTGTTTTGCATTAACCTATTTGTTTATGCAAGTTTTATAACCTTGATTGCAGGTGGGAGGATAGCCTCAACACTGGCACTGGAGGAAGAAATTTTACACGTTCGAGTAGTATTCCACAAGCCAACCGTGGGAGAAATGGTGGCCGTGGATCTCGTGGTAGAGGTAGACACAATGGATCTCATGCTGCTAACACGACTTTTGTGTCAGCCACTGGTGACCCTGTTAGTGGCAGAAGATGCTTTGTGTGTGGTGATCCATCTCACTTTGCTAATGTGTGCCCTAACCGTGGTGGCTAAAGCGTGTGCTCAATGATTCAAATCAGCAATATGGAAGGAAAACTAGGTTTGGTATCCATAACCTTTCTGTTTTGCATGAGTTTGGTTAAGCGATAGTAAGGTAGTTATGTCATATATTTAAGTATGTAATACCAACAATTATTACTTATACAGGTCCAAAAATGCCGTTATTAACTGTCATTTTTTTTCCCACTATTTATTTGGCAAGACGAAGAGTTTGTGGGAGTGGGGCATCAATATGATCCTTGAAATCAGCTTGGTTCTCTGGAAATTAAAAAACATTTCTAgcagaaaatattaaaagacaTTAGAATTAACTTGAAATGAGTTTTAACCTTCTGAAAATTACAATGATGTTACAAATCTATCGAGCATCAAATTGGTGTACCAACAATTACTTTTAAGACTAAATTAATTTCCCCTAAATTAATGTTGCAATTTTTTTGCTAATAAAACCGATGTCCCACAACTCAGttatactattattattttggtCATAAAGGAGCTTATGCCTGAGTATCTGCTTATGCAAAACAAATAAATCGTTAAAGAATTAGTTTCAATTGGATTTTATTTGGGTATTGCATAAGATGGATGTCTATTATTTGAACATTAATTTCCTACCTTTGCCCTTAACCTTGACCTTCCCCACATTATATTATCATGATCAAATTATTTaagcaataaaattaaaatatgaagtaGATGTCGCTATCCTAGGGCAAAAAAATGGTTTGATTTGTACACTTGTAGCTTTTATAATAATGCATTgatatttttactcttttatttatttattttgcacAACATAATTGCACAGATCCCGTAGATGCATGCATTGGCTTAATCTGTTACTGATTTTTCGTGGGTAGGCTACTTTAAGCTTTTGTCGAGGCTCAATGTATGCTGCTCTCACTGCTCATTTTTTTGTATAGGGGGTGAGATTTCACATTCACAACAGTGACATTAATTATAAAGCTATACAGTAGTATTATAATAGATTATATCATTGTTCCATTTGCATCAACAGGTTCTGTGTGTCTTTAATGGTTTGACTCAAATAGACAATCATTTTCAACTTCATAAAACACAATCACCGTATGTTAAGTCTTAGCACATGGCGGGTTTTGGTTGTAACGAAACAAGCCATTTTGTAAACCTGCAGGATCATGTGCGAGGCTGATATTGAAACAATTGTTTGACTGAACATAACGCGGGGGTGATCATTCATAATACTCAGTACGGATAACCCTACATTATGTCTTAATTTTCTCCGTCAATATATCAAGATGTCGAGAAATTCTCTCTTTGGTGAATTAGATATTGATATATTCTTTGGAAATTGGgtctaattaaactaattctattaTACTTCAGCAGGTTCTGATCCGTTGAATTATTCTGTACATAATCGAATATTTTAAGCCTTTTCACTTTTTGTTCTGAATAAGCTAGTTCCGATTAAGCTAGTTATTTTGACGAATTTGACTCTCTTTAACTTTGAAGTTCTAACGAATCTTTGATTGCATTCTTTTTTGTGTCATATTTGATTGCATATATTTTATCATGATAGGCATAATCGCCCTCAAAATtggaaataaataattagttttttttacacaataaaaattagaaggaaataaataattagttttttttacacaataaaaattagaaggaaaaaaagaatgTGCTAGATTAGCTCAAAATGAAAATGGTTACGCATGTATTGTTTCCATGTTTATATAGATACCATAGGCTGGTATGCTTTAAGTTATGTACTTTTCTAGAAAAATCATTGGGAGTCTTAACCCatcttcttaattttaaataaaaaattttgaatttttttttatctttttgatgtttttaaaagataatatatatttgaattttttttttttacttttttaagtATGAGtattgttacggtgggtaaccggagattaaaaTAGATGGATGGCGCTAGGTGGCCCAAATGTATGAAGGAGGAGGACTCCGGGTGGATCAACAACTCGGGAGACTTCGTCCGACTTGTTCGAGTGAGGTGAAtgggggggtggtacctgcaaagacactccgatgcctaagttagcaagagtgtgagcaggtctagagagtattggacttagagatacttgaggggtgtcagtgtatttatagtggggagccaataaccaccgttggagtagtgccgtatctttagggtatTAACCGTccccattatcttggggaggttacgatatggctttatgaagcggttagagagattttaggggcggttactcatttgaatgagtacttatctgccagctaacctcacatccgacttcttcagaccaagtcgtggttgataccgacttcttacgTGGAGGTCAGTACTTGTCTGTTGGGGAAGCATTAAGggctttggtaacggtgcaatctcattaatgactgctccgtttttaccattatgccccttagtgtatttataaatactttccctcttttttcatttttccgtttctgcaatctttcaaacttctTCTTTCCTTGCTCGTGCTGTATTCTTGTGTTCGAAGATTTCTGTTCTCTCCAACCTTCATTTCTCGGATAAaggttagtttttgtttctttcatgTCATGCCTTGTGTTTGCATGCTTTGTTTTGTGGGTGGATAGGTTGGTCTGTAGATTTTGGCTTCGTATCCCTCTCTTTTAgggattgattttctttttctttttccctttttgtaGGTTTCTGTCATcttttatataaacaaaaaatggcttctgtagacgttctttctcagtgggttgATGTTACGGTCCTTGGGGAGGAACCGTTGGTCGATGCTGAGTTTATCACTCATCTTCGTACTCATCACAGGCTCTGTACTTCGGAGGAGGACGAGCCAAAATATGAACTGATAATCCCGGGTCcggaagaccgggtttgttttgggagaGTTAATGAGGCGacccctcattttttctttatgtatgaatgtatgatcacccgcttgggtgtttttcttcctttttcagatTTTGAAATATCTGTTTTGCACCACTGTCGAGTTCCCCCtacccaacttcaccccaattcttggggttttttgaaaatttatcagtTTGTTAGTCACGCTTTGGActttccgacctctttgaggattttcttctttcttttNNNNNNNNNNNNNNNNNNNNNNNNNNNNNNNNNNNNNNNNNNNNNNNNNNNNNNNNNNNNNNNNNNNNNNNNNNNNNNNNNNNNNNNNNNNNNNNNNNNNNNNNNNNNNNNNNNNNNNNNNNNNNNNNNNNNNNNNNNNNNNNNNNNNNNNNNNNNNNNNNNNNNNNNNNNNNNNNNNNNNNNNNNNNNNNNNNNNNNNNNNNNNNNNNNNNNNNNNNNNNNNNNNNNNNNNNNNNNNNNNNNNNNNNNNNNNNNNNNNNNNNNNNNNNNNNNNNNNNNNNNNNNNNNNNNNNNNNNNNNNNNNNNNNNNNNNNNNNNNNNNNNNNNNNNNNNNNNNNNNNNNNNNNNNNNNNNNNNNNNNNNNNNNNNNNNNNNNNNNNNNNNNNNNNNNNNNNNNNNNNNNNNNNNNNNNNNNNNNNNNNNNNNNNNNNNNNNNNNNNNNNNNNNNNNNNNNNNNNNNNNNNNNNNNNNNNNNNNNNNNNNNNNNNNNNNNNNNNNNNNNNNNNNNNNNNNNNNNNNNNNNNNNNNNNNNNNNNNNNNNNNNNNNNNNNNNNNNNNNNNNNNNNNNNNNNNNNNNNNNNNNNNNNNNNNNNNNNNNNNNNNNNNNNNNNNNNNNNNNNNNNNNNNNNNNNNNNNNNNNNNNNNNNNNNNNNNNNNNNNNNNNNNNNNNNNNNNNNNNNNNNNNNNNNNNNNNNNNNNNNNNNNNNNNNNNNNNNNNNNNNNNNNNNNNNNNNNNNNNNNNNNNNNNNNNNNNNNNNNNNNNNNNNNNNNNNNNNNNNNNNNNNNNNNNNNNNNNNNNNNNNNNNNNNNNNNNNNNNNNNNNNNNNNNNNNNNNNNNNNNNNNNNNNNNNNNNNNNNNNNNNNNNNNNNNNNNNNNNNNNNNNNNNNNNNNNNNNNNNNNNNNNNNNNNNNNNNNNNNNNNNNNNNNNNNNNNNNNNNNNNNNNNNNNNNNNNNNNNNNNNNNNNNNNNNNNNNNNNNNNNNNNNNNNNNNNNNNNNNNNNNNNNNNNNNNNNNNNNNNNNNNNNNNNNNNNNNNNNNNNNNNNNNNNNNNNNNNNNNNNNNNNNNNNNNNNNNNNNNNNNNNNNNNNNNNNNNNNNNNNNNNNNNNNNNNNNNNNNNNNNNNNNNNNNNNNNNNNNNNNNNNNNNNNNNNNNNNNNNNNNNNNNNNNNNNNNNNNNNNNNNNNNNNNNNNNNNNNNNNNNNNNNNNNNNNNNNNNNNNNNNNNNNNNNNNNNNNNNNNNNNNNNNNNNNNNNNNNNNNNNNNNNNNNNNNNNNNNNNNNNNNNNNNNNNNNNNNNNNNNNNNNNNNNNNNNNNNNNNNNNNNNNNNNNNNNNNNNNNNNNNNNNNNNNNNNNNNNNNNNNNNNNNNNNNNNNNNNNNNNNNNNNNNNNNNNNNNNNNNNNNNNNNNNNNNNNNNNNNNNNNNNNNNNNNNNNNNNNNNNNNNNNNNNNNNNNNNNNNNNNNNNNNNNNNNNNNNNNNNNNNNNNNNNNNNNNNNNNNNNNNNNNNNNNNNNNNNNNNNNNNNNNNNNNNNNNNNNNNNNNNNNNNNNNNNNNNNNNNNNNNNNNNNNNNNNNNNNNNNNNNNNNNNNNNNNNNNNNNNNNNNNNNNNNNNNNNNNNNNNNNNNNNNNNNNNNNNNNNNNNNNNNNNNNNNNNNNNNNNNNNNNNNNNNNNNNNNNNNNNNNNNNNNNNNNNNNNNNNNNNNNNNNNNNNNNNNNNNNNNNNNNNNNNNNNNNNNNNNNNNNNNNNNNNNNNNNNNNNNNNNNNNNNNNNNNNNNNNNNNNNNNNNNNNNNNNNNNNNNNNNNNNNNNN
This genomic window contains:
- the LOC107472652 gene encoding DNA topoisomerase 3-alpha, whose product is MSRGCIGGCDQILAELTEICGTGSRTGRARGPAAQTNNARQSSTRQVVCMNCQETGHSSNDCPSQRNARHRGTNQQNGEATVSCSSCGMPCVLRTANTENNRGRKFYKCQSQDCNFFAWEDSLNTGTGGRNFTRSSSIPQANRGRNGGRGSRGRGRHNGSHAANTTFVSATGDPVSGRRCFVCGDPSHFANVCPNRGG